A stretch of the Vulcanisaeta souniana JCM 11219 genome encodes the following:
- a CDS encoding adenosylcobinamide amidohydrolase codes for MSVAFREVWSRDGMMARIYYQSYSDINVKTLLIDLTQRRRVLSTMHGMVYVRFVCNNYAPPDLWCALHSQGLREKYLDSLMNQLGIAPGDYACLGTGVDMDDLAVVSDEYRDVWVTAFTTAGVESNALRVGVDRASTYEVNGRFERVGTINTILLTNASLTEAAMARALITITEAKCAALQDLGITSSYTPSLIATGTGTDNVMVVPGNGIRITYTGGHSKIGELIGRVVYESVKGAVSRHRANRT; via the coding sequence ATGAGCGTCGCGTTTAGGGAGGTCTGGTCTCGCGATGGTATGATGGCTCGAATATACTATCAAAGCTATAGCGATATCAACGTTAAGACGCTACTCATTGACCTAACACAGAGAAGGCGCGTGCTCAGTACAATGCATGGCATGGTTTACGTACGCTTCGTATGCAATAACTACGCACCACCGGATCTATGGTGCGCACTACATAGTCAGGGCCTTCGTGAGAAATACCTAGATTCCCTAATGAATCAGTTGGGGATAGCTCCAGGCGACTACGCATGCCTAGGCACCGGGGTGGACATGGATGACTTAGCGGTGGTAAGTGATGAGTATAGGGACGTGTGGGTGACGGCATTCACTACCGCCGGTGTCGAGTCAAACGCATTAAGGGTGGGCGTGGATAGGGCATCTACGTATGAGGTTAATGGTAGGTTTGAGAGGGTAGGCACTATAAACACAATACTGCTAACCAACGCCTCATTGACGGAGGCCGCCATGGCTAGGGCATTGATAACAATAACGGAGGCTAAGTGCGCGGCGCTCCAGGACCTCGGAATCACGAGTAGTTATACGCCTAGCCTAATAGCCACGGGGACGGGCACAGACAACGTAATGGTAGTTCCAGGCAACGGCATACGCATAACATACACAGGCGGCCACTCCAAAATCGGAGAATTAATTGGGAGGGTGGTCTATGAATCCGTCAAGGGGGCAGTGAGTAGGCATAGGGCAAACAGGACATAG
- a CDS encoding aminotransferase class I/II-fold pyridoxal phosphate-dependent enzyme, protein MEIGHFIWLRTHRARYDVSSSGVKPIPLNDIVKLGEAGNFIDDLVGIYGVDRKNLAITHGTQEGNFAALTALRELGRIDNVVTVIPEYEPIRVLPKFFHLRQTELNIKESLTELLNHIERDSVLLFSNPNNPLGIFLGRKLLWELSDELRRRNAYAVIDSIFLEFVESNLRDLPMENMVFTFSTSKFYTMSEAKVGWVIGDENVIREVNGVLDLVSPLVIDLNLRYASILLRNRNWVRERNLGIIIPNVDIMRRITHEVSDYVDISYVEYMPILYIRAKCRGISGNILANKLLTRDVFTVPGQYFGRDDGIRVGLGSVTRDDFENAMKIITNVINEVCRDK, encoded by the coding sequence GTGGAGATCGGGCACTTCATATGGTTACGGACTCATAGGGCTAGGTACGATGTGTCGAGTAGTGGTGTTAAGCCAATACCGCTAAATGACATTGTAAAGCTTGGCGAGGCTGGTAATTTCATTGATGATTTAGTGGGCATCTACGGTGTTGATAGGAAAAACCTGGCAATAACCCATGGAACACAGGAGGGGAACTTCGCCGCTTTGACAGCATTGAGGGAATTAGGTAGGATTGATAATGTGGTTACTGTAATACCCGAGTATGAACCAATAAGGGTATTGCCGAAGTTCTTTCATTTAAGGCAAACAGAATTGAACATTAAGGAATCACTAACCGAATTACTTAACCATATTGAAAGAGACTCGGTACTCCTCTTTTCAAATCCAAACAACCCACTCGGCATATTCCTAGGTAGGAAATTGCTTTGGGAATTAAGCGACGAGCTGAGGAGGAGGAATGCCTATGCCGTAATTGATTCGATATTCCTGGAATTCGTGGAGAGCAACCTCAGGGACTTACCCATGGAGAACATGGTCTTCACCTTCAGTACTTCCAAGTTCTACACAATGAGTGAGGCTAAGGTTGGCTGGGTCATTGGTGATGAGAACGTGATCAGAGAGGTTAATGGAGTACTCGACCTAGTCAGTCCGCTGGTCATCGACCTCAACCTAAGATATGCTTCAATACTACTACGAAATAGGAATTGGGTTAGGGAGAGAAACCTAGGCATAATAATACCTAACGTCGACATCATGAGGAGGATCACTCATGAAGTTAGCGATTATGTTGATATTAGTTATGTGGAGTACATGCCCATACTTTACATTAGGGCTAAATGCCGAGGAATCAGTGGAAACATACTCGCAAATAAATTATTAACTAGGGATGTTTTCACCGTGCCTGGACAGTACTTCGGCAGAGATGATGGCATTAGGGTTGGTTTAGGGTCCGTTACGAGGGATGACTTTGAGAATGCCATGAAGATAATAACGAATGTAATTAATGAAGTGTGCCGAGACAAATAA
- a CDS encoding MFS transporter — MGVKEGYYPVRSAVMASISQWLGYGMDAYDMTLVIALTPILNKVFLPAAISPFLASTITLLGYALTLLFRPIGSALFGHFGDRIGRRDTLLITLGGIGAASALTAALPTYAQVGLVAYGLFAMLRAILGIFAGGEYAAGHPFAMEQVTPRWRGLFSGWVQSGWPLGSGFAGLVVLAFEGWLGPAMYSVGWRYAFLTGLIPVVLGLAVRLAMNDTPLFQELKKAGKVEKAPFFALFKPPTLWNFLQVLIVTTAALINYYAIAMGMVNLIPAAAKASAEVTAVLLLITGWVGLPLDVLAGLISDFTGRRRLFIYTSIIFAVLSIPILYAFGVLGFIRGIVGYTYLGVSIMMLSNALLWGPIPAYLTERFPTSRRASGVGFGYSLGLVIPAFTSVYIYYLHKAFLPIEGSIPWFTVAIYFIISFVLFGIGAYLGPETKGVDLREIT; from the coding sequence GTGGGTGTCAAAGAGGGATATTATCCTGTAAGGTCTGCGGTAATGGCATCAATCTCCCAGTGGTTGGGTTATGGCATGGATGCCTATGATATGACGCTCGTGATAGCATTAACACCTATTCTAAATAAGGTGTTTTTACCGGCTGCGATATCACCGTTTCTCGCGAGTACCATTACGCTATTAGGGTATGCATTGACGCTGTTATTTAGACCCATTGGGAGTGCCTTGTTTGGGCATTTTGGAGATAGGATCGGTAGGAGGGATACCTTATTAATAACCCTGGGTGGTATTGGTGCTGCGTCGGCATTGACTGCGGCGCTACCTACGTATGCCCAAGTTGGTTTAGTGGCCTACGGGTTATTCGCAATGTTAAGAGCTATATTAGGGATATTTGCTGGTGGTGAGTATGCGGCTGGTCATCCCTTTGCCATGGAGCAAGTCACGCCTAGGTGGAGAGGGTTATTCTCTGGTTGGGTTCAGAGCGGTTGGCCTCTTGGCAGTGGCTTTGCTGGGTTGGTTGTGCTTGCGTTTGAAGGCTGGCTAGGGCCTGCCATGTACAGCGTGGGTTGGAGATATGCGTTTCTCACGGGATTAATACCTGTCGTCTTAGGACTGGCAGTAAGGCTAGCGATGAACGACACACCATTATTCCAAGAACTAAAGAAGGCCGGTAAGGTGGAAAAGGCGCCATTCTTTGCCTTATTTAAACCGCCAACATTATGGAACTTTCTTCAAGTGTTAATTGTGACGACGGCAGCTTTGATTAATTATTACGCGATAGCGATGGGTATGGTGAATTTAATACCAGCGGCGGCTAAAGCCAGTGCTGAGGTTACCGCAGTACTGCTGCTAATAACCGGGTGGGTTGGGCTTCCCCTTGATGTATTGGCTGGACTCATATCGGATTTCACAGGTAGAAGACGTTTGTTCATATATACATCAATAATATTCGCAGTATTATCCATACCAATACTATATGCCTTTGGCGTATTAGGCTTTATACGAGGTATTGTAGGCTATACCTACCTGGGGGTTTCCATAATGATGCTGTCAAACGCACTCTTATGGGGTCCAATACCTGCTTACCTAACTGAGCGTTTCCCGACCAGTAGGAGGGCCAGTGGCGTTGGCTTTGGCTATAGTCTCGGGCTTGTAATACCTGCATTCACATCAGTATACATATACTACCTACATAAGGCATTCCTACCAATTGAGGGGTCAATACCCTGGTTTACAGTTGCCATATACTTCATAATAAGCTTCGTACTTTTCGGAATAGGGGCATACCTAGGGCCTGAAACAAAGGGCGTGGACCTAAGAGAAATAACATAA
- the bchH gene encoding magnesium chelatase subunit H encodes MPKCRILLITRSLMTEGFYEALNEALSGIDDVEFNTIYLESYDIYEVSRQLSAVARPDIALLSLMGDHPELLNYLGNWLREAPVVITLSTGLETVMLTRIHNYKMGDYLIASLSPRNGPTQSINYFDPKTVSHVLHEMSKSLPNPVSRHLKNWALLIDYWRNWRRENIINMVRLVLREYCGIEAPAPRPPIELGDYWIEDDEGNVYHGINGLMMRRRLKAPFIVLLAYSGQSYDKARKVITHIMRGRADVVPLLSNYGYTLRGLRELLSSAGVGAILNLQWFRLVRNREDSDVLPKFNVPVMSPVAMYGRDADAWIRDPTGLSPIEVIYAVAMPEVDGAIEPIPIAGLVNRNGVKAMEVIQDRVDRVLSRADRWLTLRQKPNADKRVVIIIYNYPPGEENIGRASYLDTLKSVEVLLRRLSEEGFRVKPVTADTIKEFFVRNPNSGRWSAGANYVLVDRATYMNLFSKLRPELRERIIKQWGEPPGNVMTRNGGLALPVLDLGNVVIVLQPSRGWHEDPSRIYHDSELYPHHQYVALYRWLEEAWHADAVIHVGTHGTLEFLPGKQVGLSSSCPPDALLGNLPNVYIYYVVVVGEGTIAKRRSYAVLISHLSPRITEAGLSDELKRLRDLIDEYREASVIDQPRASAVLKSIESIAGKYGLEVKDLEALYDELMRMERSAMPYGLRILGVELSDDEVVDYLMLALRRDRGVVKSLHRLLAEAMGYNYDDLLEHPGKYANILRSIDKGVRRIVRALIVGGVDSAIKVAGECGIKGDDARAVLNYARDVVERLRLSPKLELENVIRALNGEYIPAGVGGDYVMDPDVLPAGRNFYALDPLKIPSESALELGARIAEESIKRYLEQYGRYPEAVGIVVWGGQESRTRGVSIGQALRYLGVKLIHRPGSWDPRLEVIPIKDLGRPRIDVVVTMSGVFRDMFPHLISLINKAVRLVAGLDEPVDVNYVRKHYLELRNRYGEASLVRTFSERPGDYGNKVNHLVETSRWRADTDIASVYTMYMGFGYDGDMRGMSSNELKDLFKALLSRVDVTSQVQSSVDYSIIDIDDYYAYLGGLSKAVEVYSGRRPLVLYIDLTQDRPRMMSARDAVGFYVRTRLLNPKWIEGMKRHGYMGAQNISKRVEYVLGIAVTMNAVDDWVWDRVTETYVLNDDMRKWFIEVNPYALEQIIKRLYEAYERRLWRASEGVIRKLRDIYTELENALEGVG; translated from the coding sequence ATGCCAAAATGCCGTATACTGTTGATTACCAGGTCTTTAATGACTGAGGGATTTTATGAGGCATTAAACGAAGCATTAAGCGGAATCGATGATGTGGAATTCAACACAATTTATCTGGAGAGTTACGACATATATGAGGTTTCGAGGCAGTTATCCGCCGTGGCAAGGCCAGACATAGCGCTGCTAAGCCTAATGGGTGATCACCCAGAGCTGTTGAATTACCTAGGGAACTGGTTGCGCGAGGCGCCTGTCGTCATTACATTAAGCACTGGCCTAGAAACCGTAATGCTTACAAGAATTCACAATTATAAAATGGGGGATTACCTAATCGCCTCGTTATCTCCACGTAATGGTCCCACCCAGTCTATTAATTACTTCGACCCGAAAACCGTTTCCCACGTGCTTCATGAAATGTCTAAATCCCTTCCTAACCCTGTATCACGCCACCTTAAGAATTGGGCATTACTGATTGATTACTGGAGAAATTGGCGTAGGGAGAATATAATTAATATGGTACGGCTAGTACTCAGGGAATACTGCGGTATTGAGGCGCCAGCGCCGAGGCCGCCCATCGAGTTGGGGGATTACTGGATTGAGGATGATGAGGGCAACGTATATCACGGAATTAATGGACTCATGATGCGTAGGAGGTTAAAGGCGCCGTTCATAGTATTGTTAGCCTACTCGGGGCAATCGTACGATAAGGCCAGGAAGGTGATTACCCACATAATGAGGGGTAGGGCCGATGTAGTCCCGCTCCTTTCCAATTACGGCTACACACTGAGGGGCCTAAGGGAGTTGCTTAGCAGTGCGGGCGTTGGGGCTATACTCAACCTACAGTGGTTTAGGTTGGTTAGAAACCGTGAGGATTCCGACGTATTGCCTAAGTTCAACGTCCCCGTTATGAGTCCCGTGGCCATGTATGGTAGGGACGCTGACGCATGGATTAGGGACCCAACGGGGCTCAGCCCAATCGAGGTCATATACGCCGTGGCCATGCCTGAGGTCGACGGCGCCATAGAGCCCATCCCAATAGCGGGCCTTGTCAATAGAAACGGTGTTAAGGCTATGGAGGTAATCCAGGACAGGGTTGATAGGGTACTCAGCAGGGCTGATAGGTGGTTAACCCTTAGGCAAAAGCCCAATGCCGATAAGAGGGTCGTTATCATAATATATAATTACCCACCTGGCGAGGAGAACATAGGTAGGGCTTCATACCTCGACACGCTTAAGTCGGTTGAAGTATTACTGAGGAGGTTGTCGGAGGAGGGATTTAGAGTTAAGCCCGTCACTGCCGATACCATTAAGGAGTTCTTCGTGAGAAACCCAAACTCAGGCAGGTGGTCGGCCGGCGCCAATTATGTACTGGTCGATAGGGCTACGTACATGAACCTATTCAGTAAATTAAGGCCGGAGCTTAGGGAGAGGATCATTAAGCAGTGGGGTGAGCCCCCTGGCAATGTTATGACTAGGAATGGAGGCCTTGCACTGCCAGTGCTTGACTTAGGTAATGTAGTGATTGTATTGCAACCAAGCAGGGGCTGGCATGAGGATCCCAGCAGGATTTACCATGACTCAGAACTATATCCACATCACCAATACGTCGCACTGTACAGGTGGCTTGAGGAGGCTTGGCATGCAGATGCCGTTATCCATGTTGGGACTCACGGCACGCTCGAGTTCCTCCCAGGTAAGCAGGTCGGTCTATCCTCCAGCTGCCCTCCAGACGCACTTCTTGGGAATTTACCAAACGTGTACATTTACTACGTGGTCGTCGTTGGCGAGGGCACGATCGCCAAGAGGAGGTCATATGCCGTACTAATTAGCCACCTCTCGCCCAGGATAACCGAGGCGGGCCTCAGCGATGAGCTAAAGAGACTGCGTGACTTAATCGATGAGTACAGGGAGGCGAGCGTTATCGACCAGCCCAGGGCAAGCGCGGTGCTCAAGTCCATAGAGAGCATTGCGGGTAAGTATGGGTTGGAGGTGAAAGACCTCGAAGCCCTTTATGATGAGCTTATGAGGATGGAGCGCTCGGCAATGCCGTACGGGTTGAGGATCCTCGGCGTGGAGTTGAGCGATGATGAGGTCGTTGATTACCTAATGCTGGCGTTAAGGCGTGATAGGGGCGTTGTTAAGTCACTACATAGGCTCCTGGCCGAGGCAATGGGGTACAACTATGATGACTTACTCGAGCATCCAGGTAAGTATGCGAATATCCTAAGGTCAATAGACAAGGGGGTTAGGAGGATTGTCAGAGCATTGATTGTGGGTGGCGTTGATTCGGCGATTAAGGTGGCGGGGGAATGTGGTATTAAGGGCGATGATGCCAGGGCCGTGCTGAATTACGCGCGTGATGTGGTGGAGAGGTTAAGGCTATCGCCTAAGCTTGAGCTTGAGAACGTAATTAGGGCGTTGAATGGGGAGTACATACCGGCCGGTGTCGGTGGTGATTACGTGATGGACCCCGACGTCCTACCCGCCGGGAGGAACTTCTACGCGCTCGACCCACTTAAGATACCCAGCGAATCGGCGCTTGAGTTGGGTGCGAGGATTGCCGAGGAGAGTATTAAGAGGTACCTGGAGCAGTATGGTAGGTATCCTGAGGCTGTCGGCATTGTTGTTTGGGGAGGCCAGGAGTCGAGGACTAGAGGGGTCAGTATTGGGCAGGCATTGCGTTACCTCGGTGTTAAGCTTATTCATAGGCCAGGTAGTTGGGACCCCAGGTTGGAGGTAATACCTATTAAGGACCTCGGTAGGCCCAGGATAGACGTTGTTGTGACAATGAGCGGCGTGTTCAGGGACATGTTCCCGCACTTAATCTCGCTCATTAATAAGGCAGTTAGACTAGTCGCGGGGTTAGATGAGCCGGTGGATGTGAATTACGTCCGTAAGCACTACCTCGAGTTAAGGAATAGGTATGGTGAGGCCTCGTTAGTAAGGACGTTCAGCGAGAGGCCTGGTGACTACGGGAATAAGGTTAATCACCTAGTAGAGACGTCGAGGTGGAGGGCGGATACAGACATCGCCAGTGTTTATACCATGTACATGGGCTTTGGTTATGACGGTGACATGCGCGGTATGAGCTCGAACGAGCTCAAGGACCTATTTAAGGCATTACTGAGTAGGGTGGATGTCACTAGTCAGGTTCAGTCCAGCGTTGATTACTCAATAATCGACATAGACGACTACTACGCATACCTAGGCGGCCTATCAAAGGCCGTCGAGGTGTACTCGGGCAGGAGACCTCTGGTTCTCTACATAGACCTAACCCAGGACAGGCCTAGGATGATGAGCGCCAGGGATGCGGTGGGGTTCTACGTGAGGACCAGGCTACTCAATCCCAAGTGGATCGAGGGTATGAAGAGGCATGGTTACATGGGCGCCCAAAACATTTCGAAGCGTGTTGAGTATGTCCTCGGCATAGCCGTGACCATGAATGCGGTGGATGACTGGGTTTGGGATAGGGTTACGGAGACGTACGTGCTTAATGATGATATGAGGAAGTGGTTTATTGAGGTTAATCCCTATGCACTTGAGCAGATCATTAAGAGGCTGTATGAGGCGTATGAGAGGAGGTTGTGGCGCGCTTCAGAGGGCGTTATACGTAAATTAAGGGATATATACACTGAGTTGGAAAACGCGTTGGAGGGAGTTGGTTAA
- a CDS encoding ABC transporter ATP-binding protein, whose translation MLSDNGFVSAVLFDHVTKRFGRIVAIEDVYLEVPEGKIVVLVGPNGAGKTTLLRLAAGILVPDSGRIFIYGYESTDIRAKRRIGLMTPMDRGVYWRITAMDNLVFFGTLYGLSLREARVRAKKLLEELGLGERINDWVATYSTGMMRRLEIARTLMHDPDVLLLDEPTSGIDIDAKHSILNFIKGLRGRKTVILASHDPQEIELADMVIYINRRILNEAPALKIVKVLVKGSVDGLSEFSVEGVGNDEYVIVTTIDRFNELMSKLAMYNGRVRVMDIDVEVAVAEGNARRVERVMRRREGWL comes from the coding sequence TTGCTTTCCGATAACGGCTTCGTGTCTGCCGTCCTATTTGATCATGTTACTAAGAGGTTTGGGCGTATTGTGGCTATTGAGGATGTTTACCTCGAGGTTCCTGAGGGTAAGATAGTGGTTCTCGTTGGTCCTAACGGTGCAGGTAAGACTACACTTCTTAGGCTTGCTGCTGGTATATTGGTTCCTGACAGTGGGCGGATTTTTATTTATGGTTATGAGTCAACTGATATTAGGGCTAAGAGGAGGATTGGGCTTATGACCCCCATGGATCGCGGGGTCTACTGGAGGATAACAGCCATGGATAACCTAGTCTTCTTCGGCACATTATATGGCTTATCACTTAGGGAAGCTAGGGTAAGAGCCAAGAAATTACTTGAGGAATTAGGACTAGGTGAGAGGATTAATGATTGGGTTGCAACATATAGTACTGGTATGATGAGGAGACTCGAGATCGCCAGAACATTGATGCATGACCCAGACGTATTGTTACTTGATGAGCCGACGAGTGGTATTGACATTGATGCCAAGCACAGCATACTTAATTTCATTAAGGGCCTTAGGGGTAGGAAAACGGTTATCTTGGCTTCCCATGATCCTCAGGAGATCGAGTTGGCTGACATGGTCATTTACATAAATAGGAGGATTCTCAATGAGGCTCCAGCCCTTAAGATCGTTAAGGTCCTAGTTAAGGGCTCCGTGGATGGGCTTAGCGAATTTAGTGTGGAGGGTGTTGGCAATGATGAGTACGTAATAGTAACAACAATTGATAGGTTTAATGAGTTAATGAGTAAGTTAGCCATGTATAATGGTAGGGTCAGGGTTATGGATATAGATGTTGAGGTTGCGGTGGCCGAGGGCAACGCCAGGAGGGTGGAGAGGGTTATGAGGAGGAGGGAGGGGTGGTTGTGA
- a CDS encoding ABC transporter permease codes for MGIVDRLYGFVVIRGWKMWVSYKTQVVLTMINWVIPVFIYFFIGVTLGFGRLSTIRDYTAFMVVGTAFQGYFSASVTTLAGRIRNEELIGTLEYLIAAPLRPMTLMMYSTVWGLVINSISAITVLLIGLGLGVPYKVNALSTAIFLILYLASIIGLNLIAGAVVLIVKQGNPIALFTSVASNLLGGVVFPISVLPTWLRYISYSLSLTWALSGLRGAMLSGYGIQQLLNYLWPLATLAVIYIVIGITLSSYAFTRILREGSVHMY; via the coding sequence ATGGGCATTGTTGATAGGCTGTATGGCTTTGTTGTGATTAGAGGTTGGAAGATGTGGGTTTCGTATAAGACCCAGGTCGTGCTTACGATGATTAATTGGGTCATCCCAGTATTCATATACTTCTTCATTGGTGTTACTCTAGGGTTTGGGAGGCTGAGTACCATTAGGGATTACACGGCATTCATGGTCGTAGGTACGGCATTCCAGGGCTACTTCTCTGCATCAGTGACGACGCTGGCTGGTCGTATAAGGAATGAGGAATTGATTGGGACTCTTGAATATCTAATAGCAGCGCCGCTGAGGCCTATGACGTTGATGATGTATAGTACTGTGTGGGGGTTAGTTATAAACTCGATAAGTGCTATCACGGTCCTATTAATTGGGCTTGGACTCGGTGTGCCGTATAAAGTCAATGCATTGTCTACGGCTATATTCCTAATACTTTACCTGGCATCAATAATCGGCCTAAACCTAATTGCCGGTGCAGTGGTCCTAATCGTTAAGCAGGGCAATCCCATAGCCCTATTCACCTCAGTGGCCTCAAACCTACTGGGTGGCGTCGTATTCCCCATCTCAGTACTACCGACATGGCTTAGGTACATAAGTTACTCATTATCCTTAACCTGGGCATTATCAGGACTTAGGGGTGCCATGCTTAGTGGTTACGGTATTCAACAACTCCTTAACTACCTATGGCCATTGGCTACCCTGGCAGTAATATACATAGTGATTGGGATTACCCTATCTAGTTATGCCTTCACGAGAATACTCAGGGAGGGCTCAGTCCACATGTACTGA
- a CDS encoding VWA domain-containing protein, producing the protein MSRRVVFPFPAIVGMDKAKLALIAVAVNPLIGGVLLRGDKGTGKTTLVRSFADVLPEIEVVADCPFNCDPHDPQLMCDSCYVRYQRGEKLPITIKKMRVIDLPLSITVDRLVGTLDIKRAITEGVRALQPGLLAEANRNILYIDEVNLLDDYIIDILLDAAAYGWNVVEREGVSVKHPARFILVASMNPEEGELRPQLLDRFGLIVDVEAPRDQEVRAEIVRRVEEFNRDPEGFYRRWEPEIKKIREGIRKARELVKRVEMPDDLLKTLVETIIKLDIRTSRAEIVTTKTAKALAALEGRTRVTMEDLQRAMELALPHRLKARPFERPKPPILPQPLINDNDTRNEQPGQTPNQRGGMSRDGMSTAQDEHSNAGTGGNVGGADGNSRRYGVASVGIPVEFRKEFIHAGSHGLGSRSSFRRIVGQPHGIPYMYLPISNKEGSADVDLTASIVHAALRGAGLPIKVDWGDLMVRVRRVRAPRISLIVLDASGSMNFMRRIEVAKGLVRRIAEESYVKRSYVGLISFRGRGVDVIIEPTRNYWQVLSTLEGLPSGGATPLSAALACAVDLIKRLGLKLRGDYWVYVITDGKANVPLMRDVREELESFMVELSRLAKVVIYNTRPQLIYDPSITYIDVLSKYAVDTVRVGD; encoded by the coding sequence GTGAGCCGCCGCGTCGTCTTTCCATTTCCAGCCATCGTGGGGATGGACAAGGCCAAGTTAGCGCTTATCGCCGTTGCCGTTAACCCACTAATTGGCGGTGTCCTGCTTAGGGGTGATAAGGGGACAGGAAAGACCACGTTGGTTAGGTCCTTCGCAGACGTCCTCCCAGAGATTGAGGTGGTGGCTGACTGCCCATTCAATTGCGATCCACATGACCCGCAGCTAATGTGCGATTCATGCTATGTAAGGTATCAACGCGGCGAGAAGCTACCTATAACGATAAAGAAGATGAGGGTAATTGACTTACCCCTCTCAATAACCGTCGATAGGCTTGTCGGCACGCTGGACATCAAGAGGGCAATAACGGAGGGCGTGAGGGCACTCCAACCTGGCCTTTTAGCTGAGGCCAACAGGAACATCCTATACATTGATGAGGTTAACCTACTCGATGATTACATAATCGACATACTCCTGGACGCAGCCGCCTACGGCTGGAACGTGGTGGAGAGGGAGGGCGTGTCCGTCAAACACCCGGCCAGGTTCATACTAGTAGCCTCCATGAATCCCGAGGAAGGTGAACTCAGGCCTCAACTTCTCGATAGGTTTGGCCTCATCGTAGATGTAGAGGCTCCCAGGGACCAGGAGGTGAGGGCTGAGATTGTTAGGAGGGTTGAGGAATTCAATAGGGACCCCGAGGGCTTTTACAGAAGGTGGGAACCGGAGATTAAGAAGATTAGGGAAGGGATTAGGAAGGCCAGGGAATTGGTGAAAAGGGTTGAGATGCCTGATGACCTACTCAAGACCCTAGTTGAGACTATAATTAAACTGGACATAAGGACAAGCCGCGCCGAGATAGTCACGACAAAGACCGCTAAAGCATTAGCGGCGTTGGAGGGGAGGACTAGGGTCACCATGGAGGATTTACAGAGGGCCATGGAACTTGCACTACCACATAGGCTCAAGGCCCGGCCATTCGAGAGGCCCAAACCACCGATACTCCCTCAACCATTGATTAACGATAATGACACACGGAATGAACAACCAGGGCAAACACCTAACCAGCGAGGTGGCATGTCGAGGGATGGCATGAGCACGGCACAAGATGAACACAGCAATGCAGGTACTGGAGGTAATGTAGGCGGTGCGGACGGTAATTCCAGGAGGTATGGGGTAGCCAGCGTGGGTATTCCAGTGGAGTTTAGGAAGGAGTTCATACACGCTGGAAGCCATGGGCTGGGGTCAAGGTCCTCCTTCAGGAGGATTGTTGGTCAGCCTCACGGTATTCCATACATGTACCTACCAATTAGTAATAAGGAGGGCTCGGCTGATGTTGATTTAACGGCATCGATCGTGCACGCAGCGCTTAGGGGTGCGGGGTTGCCGATTAAGGTTGATTGGGGAGACCTAATGGTTAGGGTTAGGAGGGTTAGGGCCCCGAGGATCTCGCTGATAGTCCTTGACGCCAGCGGTAGTATGAACTTCATGAGAAGGATTGAGGTAGCAAAAGGACTGGTAAGGAGAATAGCCGAGGAGTCTTACGTGAAGAGGAGTTACGTAGGTCTCATAAGTTTCAGAGGCCGTGGCGTGGACGTGATTATCGAACCAACGAGGAATTACTGGCAGGTATTAAGTACTCTAGAGGGGTTACCAAGCGGTGGCGCGACGCCGTTATCTGCGGCACTCGCCTGTGCCGTTGACCTAATTAAGAGGTTGGGCCTTAAGTTGAGGGGTGATTACTGGGTCTACGTCATAACTGACGGTAAGGCCAACGTACCTTTAATGAGGGATGTCAGGGAGGAGCTCGAGAGCTTCATGGTCGAGTTAAGTAGGTTGGCTAAGGTGGTTATTTACAATACAAGGCCGCAGTTGATTTATGACCCATCGATAACGTACATTGACGTACTCAGTAAGTACGCGGTGGATACTGTCAGGGTTGGTGACTAA